One Rhineura floridana isolate rRhiFlo1 chromosome 14, rRhiFlo1.hap2, whole genome shotgun sequence genomic region harbors:
- the TUBGCP4 gene encoding gamma-tubulin complex component 4 isoform X1 — protein sequence MIHELLLALRGYTGGLFVAGAGGGGGVCLQVPQEPPPPFLHPSEAALLARVCRLGAFYIRFSDFIEQFAAEHVQPPLPQGPPQQQPPPAAAEHAPAAAAAPPPTQPQDLHPSQQGIYLRAFCTGLDAILRPYRQALLDLEQEFLADPHLTISHVNYSLDQFQLLFPSLMIVVEQIKTQKIHGCQILEVVHRHSRGGLPPVRHALEKVLAVCHAAMYKQLSAWMLHGLLLDQQEEFFVKQGPSSGTIPAQLEEEEEDLGIGGLTGKQLRELQDMRLIEEENMLAPSPKQFSLRIEMLPSYIPMRVAEKILFVGESVQMFESQNVSLTKKGSILKNQEDTFAAELHRLKQQPLFNLVDFETVVDWVRSTVAEHLWKLMVEESDLIGQLKIIKDFYLLGRGELFQAFIDTAQHMLKTPPTAVTEHDVNVAFQQSAHKVLLDDDSLLPFLHLTIHYHGKEHRDAAQAREAPSRELSPHESPTSGWAALGLSYKVQWPLHILFTPAVLEKYNVVFKYLLSVRRVQAELQHCWALQMQCKRLESNRTDAIKWRLRHHMTFLVDNLQYYLQVDVLESQFSQLLQQINATRDFESIRLAHDHFLSNLLAQSFILLKPAFHCLNEILDLCHSFCSLVSQNRGPLDERGVAQLSILAKGFSCQSSLLFKILSSVHNHQINSDLAQLLLRLDYNKYYTQAGGTLGSVGLE from the exons ATGATCCACGAGCTCCTGCTCGCGCTGCGCGGCTACACCGGCGGCCTCTTCGTCGCAGGCgcaggaggaggcggcggcgtcTGCCTGCAG GTGCCTCAAGAGCCGCCGCCGCCGTTCCTGCACCCGAGTGAGGCCGCCCTCCTGGCCCGCGTCTGCCGCCTGGGCGCCTTTTACATCCGCTTCAGCGACTTCATCGAGCAGTTCGCCGCCGAGCACGTCCAGCCGCCGCTCCcgcagggacccccccagcagcagcccccgccCGCCGCCGCCGAGCACgcccccgcagcagcagcagccccgccGCCCACGCAGCCGCAG GATCTTCACCCCTCACAGCAAGGAATTTATCTACGGGCTTTCTGCACTGGGCTTGATGCCATCCTGCGGCCGTACCGGCAGGCCCTGCTTGACCTGGAGCAGGAG TTTCTGGCAGATCCTCACCTTACCATCTCTCATGTCAACTATTCTCTGGACCAA tttcagctccttttcccctcactGATGATTGTGGTGGAGCAAATAAAGACCCAGAAG ATCCATGGCTGTCAAATCCTGGAGGTTGTTCACAGACACAGCCGTGGTGGCCTGCCACCTGTACGCCATGCTCTAGAGAA GGTCTTGGCCGTGTGTCACGCAGCCATGTATAAGCAGCTCTCTGCCTGGATGCTGCATGGGTTGCTCTTGGACCAGCAGGAGGAGTTCTTCGTCAAACAAGGCCCTTCTTCTGGGACGATCCCTGCCCAGctcgaagaggaggaggaggatctggGAATTGGAGGGCTGACAGGGAAGCAGCTGCGAGAGCTGCAGGATATG AGGCTGATTGAAGAAGAGAACATGCTGGCTCCGTCACCAAAGCAGTTCTCTCTGCGGATAGAAATGTTGCCTTCCTACATTCCCATGCGCGTTGCTGAGAAAATCCTCTTTGTAGGCGAGTCTGTCCAGATGTTTGAGAGTCAGAATGTGAGCCTTACCAAAAAAG GCTCCATCTTGAAGAACCAGGAGGACACCTTTGCTGCGGAGTTACATCGTCTCAAGCAACAGCCTCTCTTCAATCTGGTGGATTTTGAGACTGTGGTTGACTGGGTGCGGAGCACCGTGGCTGAG CACTTGTGGAAGCTGATGGTGGAAGAATCTGACTTAATAGGACAACTGAAG ATTATTAAAGATTTTTATCTGCTGGGGAGAGGAGAACTATTCCAGGCTTTCATTGACACTGCACAGCATATGTTAAAGACGCCTCCCACGGCAGTAACAGAGCACG ACGTCAACGTGGCCTTCCAGCAATCTGCCCACAAAGTGCTGCTTGATGACGACAGCTTGCTTCCTTTTCTTCATCTGACCATCCACTACCATGGGAAGGAGCACAGAG atGCTGCTCAGGCGCGAGAAGCACCTTCTCGGGAATTATCTCCTCACGAATCCCCCACCTCAGGCTGGGCTGCTCTGGGGCTCTCCTACAAAGTGCAGTGGCCTCTGCATATTCTCTTCACTCCTGCCGTCCTGGAAAA GTACAACGTGGTCTTCAAGTATCTGCTGAGCGTGCGACGAGTCCAGGCTGAGCTACAGCATTGTTGGGCCCTGCAGATGCAATGCAAGCGCCTGGAATCCAACAGGACAGACGCCATCAAGTGGCGCCTGCGCCATCACATGACTTTTCTTGTGGACAATCTACAATACTACCTGCAG GTGGATGTCCTGGAGTctcagttctctcagcttctacAGCAGATCAACGCCACCCGTGACTTTGAGAGCATCCGACTGGCACACGATCACTTCTTGAGCAACCTCCTAGCGCAGTCCTTTATTTTGCTGAAACCA GCTTTTCACTGCCTGAATGAAATACTGGATCTCTGCCACAGCTTCTGCTCACTTGTCAGCCAGAACCGGGGACCCCTGGATGAGCGGGGTGTGGCTCAGCTGAGCATCCTGGCCAAG GGCTTCAGCTGCCAGTCTTCACTCCTGTTCAAGATTCTCTCCAGTGTTCACAACCACCAGATAAATTCAGACTTGGCTCAGCTGCTGTTGCGCCTCGACTACAACAAATACTACACGCAGGCTGGAGGCACTTTGGGCAG TGTGGGATTAGAATAG
- the TUBGCP4 gene encoding gamma-tubulin complex component 4 isoform X3, with amino-acid sequence MIHELLLALRGYTGGLFVAGAGGGGGVCLQVPQEPPPPFLHPSEAALLARVCRLGAFYIRFSDFIEQFAAEHVQPPLPQGPPQQQPPPAAAEHAPAAAAAPPPTQPQFLADPHLTISHVNYSLDQFQLLFPSLMIVVEQIKTQKIHGCQILEVVHRHSRGGLPPVRHALEKVLAVCHAAMYKQLSAWMLHGLLLDQQEEFFVKQGPSSGTIPAQLEEEEEDLGIGGLTGKQLRELQDMRLIEEENMLAPSPKQFSLRIEMLPSYIPMRVAEKILFVGESVQMFESQNVSLTKKGSILKNQEDTFAAELHRLKQQPLFNLVDFETVVDWVRSTVAEHLWKLMVEESDLIGQLKIIKDFYLLGRGELFQAFIDTAQHMLKTPPTAVTEHDVNVAFQQSAHKVLLDDDSLLPFLHLTIHYHGKEHRDAAQAREAPSRELSPHESPTSGWAALGLSYKVQWPLHILFTPAVLEKYNVVFKYLLSVRRVQAELQHCWALQMQCKRLESNRTDAIKWRLRHHMTFLVDNLQYYLQVDVLESQFSQLLQQINATRDFESIRLAHDHFLSNLLAQSFILLKPAFHCLNEILDLCHSFCSLVSQNRGPLDERGVAQLSILAKGFSCQSSLLFKILSSVHNHQINSDLAQLLLRLDYNKYYTQAGGTLGSVGLE; translated from the exons ATGATCCACGAGCTCCTGCTCGCGCTGCGCGGCTACACCGGCGGCCTCTTCGTCGCAGGCgcaggaggaggcggcggcgtcTGCCTGCAG GTGCCTCAAGAGCCGCCGCCGCCGTTCCTGCACCCGAGTGAGGCCGCCCTCCTGGCCCGCGTCTGCCGCCTGGGCGCCTTTTACATCCGCTTCAGCGACTTCATCGAGCAGTTCGCCGCCGAGCACGTCCAGCCGCCGCTCCcgcagggacccccccagcagcagcccccgccCGCCGCCGCCGAGCACgcccccgcagcagcagcagccccgccGCCCACGCAGCCGCAG TTTCTGGCAGATCCTCACCTTACCATCTCTCATGTCAACTATTCTCTGGACCAA tttcagctccttttcccctcactGATGATTGTGGTGGAGCAAATAAAGACCCAGAAG ATCCATGGCTGTCAAATCCTGGAGGTTGTTCACAGACACAGCCGTGGTGGCCTGCCACCTGTACGCCATGCTCTAGAGAA GGTCTTGGCCGTGTGTCACGCAGCCATGTATAAGCAGCTCTCTGCCTGGATGCTGCATGGGTTGCTCTTGGACCAGCAGGAGGAGTTCTTCGTCAAACAAGGCCCTTCTTCTGGGACGATCCCTGCCCAGctcgaagaggaggaggaggatctggGAATTGGAGGGCTGACAGGGAAGCAGCTGCGAGAGCTGCAGGATATG AGGCTGATTGAAGAAGAGAACATGCTGGCTCCGTCACCAAAGCAGTTCTCTCTGCGGATAGAAATGTTGCCTTCCTACATTCCCATGCGCGTTGCTGAGAAAATCCTCTTTGTAGGCGAGTCTGTCCAGATGTTTGAGAGTCAGAATGTGAGCCTTACCAAAAAAG GCTCCATCTTGAAGAACCAGGAGGACACCTTTGCTGCGGAGTTACATCGTCTCAAGCAACAGCCTCTCTTCAATCTGGTGGATTTTGAGACTGTGGTTGACTGGGTGCGGAGCACCGTGGCTGAG CACTTGTGGAAGCTGATGGTGGAAGAATCTGACTTAATAGGACAACTGAAG ATTATTAAAGATTTTTATCTGCTGGGGAGAGGAGAACTATTCCAGGCTTTCATTGACACTGCACAGCATATGTTAAAGACGCCTCCCACGGCAGTAACAGAGCACG ACGTCAACGTGGCCTTCCAGCAATCTGCCCACAAAGTGCTGCTTGATGACGACAGCTTGCTTCCTTTTCTTCATCTGACCATCCACTACCATGGGAAGGAGCACAGAG atGCTGCTCAGGCGCGAGAAGCACCTTCTCGGGAATTATCTCCTCACGAATCCCCCACCTCAGGCTGGGCTGCTCTGGGGCTCTCCTACAAAGTGCAGTGGCCTCTGCATATTCTCTTCACTCCTGCCGTCCTGGAAAA GTACAACGTGGTCTTCAAGTATCTGCTGAGCGTGCGACGAGTCCAGGCTGAGCTACAGCATTGTTGGGCCCTGCAGATGCAATGCAAGCGCCTGGAATCCAACAGGACAGACGCCATCAAGTGGCGCCTGCGCCATCACATGACTTTTCTTGTGGACAATCTACAATACTACCTGCAG GTGGATGTCCTGGAGTctcagttctctcagcttctacAGCAGATCAACGCCACCCGTGACTTTGAGAGCATCCGACTGGCACACGATCACTTCTTGAGCAACCTCCTAGCGCAGTCCTTTATTTTGCTGAAACCA GCTTTTCACTGCCTGAATGAAATACTGGATCTCTGCCACAGCTTCTGCTCACTTGTCAGCCAGAACCGGGGACCCCTGGATGAGCGGGGTGTGGCTCAGCTGAGCATCCTGGCCAAG GGCTTCAGCTGCCAGTCTTCACTCCTGTTCAAGATTCTCTCCAGTGTTCACAACCACCAGATAAATTCAGACTTGGCTCAGCTGCTGTTGCGCCTCGACTACAACAAATACTACACGCAGGCTGGAGGCACTTTGGGCAG TGTGGGATTAGAATAG
- the TUBGCP4 gene encoding gamma-tubulin complex component 4 isoform X4 has protein sequence MIVVEQIKTQKIHGCQILEVVHRHSRGGLPPVRHALEKVLAVCHAAMYKQLSAWMLHGLLLDQQEEFFVKQGPSSGTIPAQLEEEEEDLGIGGLTGKQLRELQDMRLIEEENMLAPSPKQFSLRIEMLPSYIPMRVAEKILFVGESVQMFESQNVSLTKKGSILKNQEDTFAAELHRLKQQPLFNLVDFETVVDWVRSTVAEHLWKLMVEESDLIGQLKIIKDFYLLGRGELFQAFIDTAQHMLKTPPTAVTEHDVNVAFQQSAHKVLLDDDSLLPFLHLTIHYHGKEHRDAAQAREAPSRELSPHESPTSGWAALGLSYKVQWPLHILFTPAVLEKYNVVFKYLLSVRRVQAELQHCWALQMQCKRLESNRTDAIKWRLRHHMTFLVDNLQYYLQVDVLESQFSQLLQQINATRDFESIRLAHDHFLSNLLAQSFILLKPAFHCLNEILDLCHSFCSLVSQNRGPLDERGVAQLSILAKGFSCQSSLLFKILSSVHNHQINSDLAQLLLRLDYNKYYTQAGGTLGSVGLE, from the exons ATGATTGTGGTGGAGCAAATAAAGACCCAGAAG ATCCATGGCTGTCAAATCCTGGAGGTTGTTCACAGACACAGCCGTGGTGGCCTGCCACCTGTACGCCATGCTCTAGAGAA GGTCTTGGCCGTGTGTCACGCAGCCATGTATAAGCAGCTCTCTGCCTGGATGCTGCATGGGTTGCTCTTGGACCAGCAGGAGGAGTTCTTCGTCAAACAAGGCCCTTCTTCTGGGACGATCCCTGCCCAGctcgaagaggaggaggaggatctggGAATTGGAGGGCTGACAGGGAAGCAGCTGCGAGAGCTGCAGGATATG AGGCTGATTGAAGAAGAGAACATGCTGGCTCCGTCACCAAAGCAGTTCTCTCTGCGGATAGAAATGTTGCCTTCCTACATTCCCATGCGCGTTGCTGAGAAAATCCTCTTTGTAGGCGAGTCTGTCCAGATGTTTGAGAGTCAGAATGTGAGCCTTACCAAAAAAG GCTCCATCTTGAAGAACCAGGAGGACACCTTTGCTGCGGAGTTACATCGTCTCAAGCAACAGCCTCTCTTCAATCTGGTGGATTTTGAGACTGTGGTTGACTGGGTGCGGAGCACCGTGGCTGAG CACTTGTGGAAGCTGATGGTGGAAGAATCTGACTTAATAGGACAACTGAAG ATTATTAAAGATTTTTATCTGCTGGGGAGAGGAGAACTATTCCAGGCTTTCATTGACACTGCACAGCATATGTTAAAGACGCCTCCCACGGCAGTAACAGAGCACG ACGTCAACGTGGCCTTCCAGCAATCTGCCCACAAAGTGCTGCTTGATGACGACAGCTTGCTTCCTTTTCTTCATCTGACCATCCACTACCATGGGAAGGAGCACAGAG atGCTGCTCAGGCGCGAGAAGCACCTTCTCGGGAATTATCTCCTCACGAATCCCCCACCTCAGGCTGGGCTGCTCTGGGGCTCTCCTACAAAGTGCAGTGGCCTCTGCATATTCTCTTCACTCCTGCCGTCCTGGAAAA GTACAACGTGGTCTTCAAGTATCTGCTGAGCGTGCGACGAGTCCAGGCTGAGCTACAGCATTGTTGGGCCCTGCAGATGCAATGCAAGCGCCTGGAATCCAACAGGACAGACGCCATCAAGTGGCGCCTGCGCCATCACATGACTTTTCTTGTGGACAATCTACAATACTACCTGCAG GTGGATGTCCTGGAGTctcagttctctcagcttctacAGCAGATCAACGCCACCCGTGACTTTGAGAGCATCCGACTGGCACACGATCACTTCTTGAGCAACCTCCTAGCGCAGTCCTTTATTTTGCTGAAACCA GCTTTTCACTGCCTGAATGAAATACTGGATCTCTGCCACAGCTTCTGCTCACTTGTCAGCCAGAACCGGGGACCCCTGGATGAGCGGGGTGTGGCTCAGCTGAGCATCCTGGCCAAG GGCTTCAGCTGCCAGTCTTCACTCCTGTTCAAGATTCTCTCCAGTGTTCACAACCACCAGATAAATTCAGACTTGGCTCAGCTGCTGTTGCGCCTCGACTACAACAAATACTACACGCAGGCTGGAGGCACTTTGGGCAG TGTGGGATTAGAATAG
- the TUBGCP4 gene encoding gamma-tubulin complex component 4 isoform X2 translates to MIHELLLALRGYTGGLFVAGAGGGGGVCLQVPQEPPPPFLHPSEAALLARVCRLGAFYIRFSDFIEQFAAEHVQPPLPQGPPQQQPPPAAAEHAPAAAAAPPPTQPQQGIYLRAFCTGLDAILRPYRQALLDLEQEFLADPHLTISHVNYSLDQFQLLFPSLMIVVEQIKTQKIHGCQILEVVHRHSRGGLPPVRHALEKVLAVCHAAMYKQLSAWMLHGLLLDQQEEFFVKQGPSSGTIPAQLEEEEEDLGIGGLTGKQLRELQDMRLIEEENMLAPSPKQFSLRIEMLPSYIPMRVAEKILFVGESVQMFESQNVSLTKKGSILKNQEDTFAAELHRLKQQPLFNLVDFETVVDWVRSTVAEHLWKLMVEESDLIGQLKIIKDFYLLGRGELFQAFIDTAQHMLKTPPTAVTEHDVNVAFQQSAHKVLLDDDSLLPFLHLTIHYHGKEHRDAAQAREAPSRELSPHESPTSGWAALGLSYKVQWPLHILFTPAVLEKYNVVFKYLLSVRRVQAELQHCWALQMQCKRLESNRTDAIKWRLRHHMTFLVDNLQYYLQVDVLESQFSQLLQQINATRDFESIRLAHDHFLSNLLAQSFILLKPAFHCLNEILDLCHSFCSLVSQNRGPLDERGVAQLSILAKGFSCQSSLLFKILSSVHNHQINSDLAQLLLRLDYNKYYTQAGGTLGSVGLE, encoded by the exons ATGATCCACGAGCTCCTGCTCGCGCTGCGCGGCTACACCGGCGGCCTCTTCGTCGCAGGCgcaggaggaggcggcggcgtcTGCCTGCAG GTGCCTCAAGAGCCGCCGCCGCCGTTCCTGCACCCGAGTGAGGCCGCCCTCCTGGCCCGCGTCTGCCGCCTGGGCGCCTTTTACATCCGCTTCAGCGACTTCATCGAGCAGTTCGCCGCCGAGCACGTCCAGCCGCCGCTCCcgcagggacccccccagcagcagcccccgccCGCCGCCGCCGAGCACgcccccgcagcagcagcagccccgccGCCCACGCAGCCGCAG CAAGGAATTTATCTACGGGCTTTCTGCACTGGGCTTGATGCCATCCTGCGGCCGTACCGGCAGGCCCTGCTTGACCTGGAGCAGGAG TTTCTGGCAGATCCTCACCTTACCATCTCTCATGTCAACTATTCTCTGGACCAA tttcagctccttttcccctcactGATGATTGTGGTGGAGCAAATAAAGACCCAGAAG ATCCATGGCTGTCAAATCCTGGAGGTTGTTCACAGACACAGCCGTGGTGGCCTGCCACCTGTACGCCATGCTCTAGAGAA GGTCTTGGCCGTGTGTCACGCAGCCATGTATAAGCAGCTCTCTGCCTGGATGCTGCATGGGTTGCTCTTGGACCAGCAGGAGGAGTTCTTCGTCAAACAAGGCCCTTCTTCTGGGACGATCCCTGCCCAGctcgaagaggaggaggaggatctggGAATTGGAGGGCTGACAGGGAAGCAGCTGCGAGAGCTGCAGGATATG AGGCTGATTGAAGAAGAGAACATGCTGGCTCCGTCACCAAAGCAGTTCTCTCTGCGGATAGAAATGTTGCCTTCCTACATTCCCATGCGCGTTGCTGAGAAAATCCTCTTTGTAGGCGAGTCTGTCCAGATGTTTGAGAGTCAGAATGTGAGCCTTACCAAAAAAG GCTCCATCTTGAAGAACCAGGAGGACACCTTTGCTGCGGAGTTACATCGTCTCAAGCAACAGCCTCTCTTCAATCTGGTGGATTTTGAGACTGTGGTTGACTGGGTGCGGAGCACCGTGGCTGAG CACTTGTGGAAGCTGATGGTGGAAGAATCTGACTTAATAGGACAACTGAAG ATTATTAAAGATTTTTATCTGCTGGGGAGAGGAGAACTATTCCAGGCTTTCATTGACACTGCACAGCATATGTTAAAGACGCCTCCCACGGCAGTAACAGAGCACG ACGTCAACGTGGCCTTCCAGCAATCTGCCCACAAAGTGCTGCTTGATGACGACAGCTTGCTTCCTTTTCTTCATCTGACCATCCACTACCATGGGAAGGAGCACAGAG atGCTGCTCAGGCGCGAGAAGCACCTTCTCGGGAATTATCTCCTCACGAATCCCCCACCTCAGGCTGGGCTGCTCTGGGGCTCTCCTACAAAGTGCAGTGGCCTCTGCATATTCTCTTCACTCCTGCCGTCCTGGAAAA GTACAACGTGGTCTTCAAGTATCTGCTGAGCGTGCGACGAGTCCAGGCTGAGCTACAGCATTGTTGGGCCCTGCAGATGCAATGCAAGCGCCTGGAATCCAACAGGACAGACGCCATCAAGTGGCGCCTGCGCCATCACATGACTTTTCTTGTGGACAATCTACAATACTACCTGCAG GTGGATGTCCTGGAGTctcagttctctcagcttctacAGCAGATCAACGCCACCCGTGACTTTGAGAGCATCCGACTGGCACACGATCACTTCTTGAGCAACCTCCTAGCGCAGTCCTTTATTTTGCTGAAACCA GCTTTTCACTGCCTGAATGAAATACTGGATCTCTGCCACAGCTTCTGCTCACTTGTCAGCCAGAACCGGGGACCCCTGGATGAGCGGGGTGTGGCTCAGCTGAGCATCCTGGCCAAG GGCTTCAGCTGCCAGTCTTCACTCCTGTTCAAGATTCTCTCCAGTGTTCACAACCACCAGATAAATTCAGACTTGGCTCAGCTGCTGTTGCGCCTCGACTACAACAAATACTACACGCAGGCTGGAGGCACTTTGGGCAG TGTGGGATTAGAATAG